CGCTAAGGTGAACCTTACATCCCTGATTTTCAAGCTTGCGTTGGATCGATCATtacgtgtgtatatatatatatatatattttacaatataattggtttttatattaatttagacTAGCTAGTTAGAGTAAGGGGCAAATCTGGTAAAATACTCCAGAGAGAGACTAGTGACAACCATATTTTTTGTGCTTTTCCATTCTTGCAAATTTTGCacttattgtatatttttcttgCACTTAAAGCTTCGAATTTAAAAAcaactagatcttgatccgcgcggatattttttcaattacgttaatcataaatttaaatatttatataactatttcaaatacaataatttcatagtttatatgttataattaatcaattgcTTAAGATCGTTACATGCATTTTTTGcttcttattttatatatatatatatcttattgtGTTTGCATTTAGTCactgaaaaatttaatatatgcatgaaaaaacatatctgaaaattgttttgtgtttaatttatactaaattCTGACCCACCGTCCTTCAAAGCTGAAttttcttttagcaatattttttacgtttattcattttagataatatattattgtatatacaaaattttaagatatgtaaatttttttatacatgtattatatagtttgcgaATATTAAGCTGTTCGATcatcttattatatttttaacataaatatttatatttatgaaaataaatttatgaatttaatataatttatcatatttagttcaatataatagtttattttaacatgatttattattattataaaatattaaaaaataaaatataatttttatatttcattttagaaacgataactaaaaataaaatagaatttatcatatttagttcaatataatacaatataataatattctatttaaaattaaactatatcattattaaagtagttacaaagattttatattattagttttagtgAATATATGGAACATACCAACATAATTTCtggttttatttctaaatttgaaatttatatatggAAGTTAAATTAAATTGGACCTACATAATAaagatgaaatatttgaagatactattaagaacaacaaaaaatatttttaaaagagaaactataatatattgtacgtacaaactaattttgtagtaaatatttttatttgaaacagaaAGGATATTTCTTTCtgacaaaatcttttaaaaatctttatcaaatgtattttgaaaattaatcaatttaaattgttattatcattagaataaaattaaaatattatatgatttaattttcattcatcaatcaaaaacaaatttaatttgaaattctaattatattttatgataattaaaattaaagttaattAATTTTCGGAAATAAATTGTATCGTGATtctgaaaatattttcttagaattatcttaaacaatatttatttgtattttaaataaaaaaataaagatattaaaaatatgatgattaatttatgtataacTTGATAAAATTTCTAGAGAATggtccaaacaaaaaaaatcacacatgaacaAAGTCAtgaattctgttttaatatataagatttcaCTCCCAAATCTATAATTTAGTTAGAATAAAAGGATCAATGTTCAATTATCACTActtttatctaaaataatagTGTAGGGATTTATACCACatagttttgaaaataataataaagccTTTAGAGCAGCCGCATTAATGAGCCCCCGatcatttgaattttttttcacatGGCGTGGGGTCCACTGAACAGTAATGATCCGGGTTCATGCAGAAAGAGCATGGCGAGATGAGTCGTAACTATagcatattttaataattttttttttcgggaaGCGTGTGAACCCCTATTGAACTTCTAGTGCGGCTGAACTTAGGTTAAAGAGAGGTTCATTATTTCTCCGCCCGAATAGTAGTAGTACGTCAGGTATCGATTTCTTGCGAAATCAGTTTTTATTTCCTCTTTCAATCGATTCGCTTTCCATTGGGTCGaaagttttggtttttaatcgTGTATCTTCGTCTTCGTCTAGTTTGAGAGCGACCCAATTTGATTTAAGATCTCTGAATTTGTGTGCATAAAGGATTCGTAGCTCagaggaagaaagaaagaaagatgagtGGAAGTGGAGATAAAGTTGTTGGAACCACAAAGACACCTGCTGATTTCCTCAAATCCATCCGTGGGAGACCCGTTGTTGTCAAACTCAACTCTGGTGTTGATTATCGAGGTCATAATACTCTCTTTGTAGTTGATTACTATTTCAATATCTCTGCTGCGCACTTTTGGTTAGGAGTCTTGACTTGGACTTGTTCCTTTGGTTTGGCCATGTTAATCGGAACCAAAGAGTTGCTTTTTAAGTCTACTAACTTAATCGTTCTATGGAGTTATAGAGAGTGGTCATTTCAATTGATATAGCTCTGAGAAATTAGAGAAAGTTTTTGAcattttttggtttataaaccAGTCAAGGTCAGGCTATTGTTAGACCACAGTAATCAATTTGGCTGATTGTATCTTCTCTCCTTGCCCTTTCTCATTCTAATATCTCCTTTTACCAATGTGACTGCAGTAAAGTTAGAGTTGATTAATAGGATTTTGAGCTTGTGTTTTCAGATATTCGCTTTGTGGTTTTATGATCGAGGCTCAAGGCCTTGTAAAAGAAAGAGATCTTTGTCCTAGACTTGTTTCGTTCTTCTCAACTTGTTTCTGGTCAAGCTTAATATTGAGTTCTCTTTTACTTCTTACACAGGCATTCTTGCTTGTCTTGATGGGTATATGAACATAGCAATGGAGCAGACAGAGGAGTATGTCAACGGCCAGCTCAAGAACAAATACGGTGATGCCTTTATCCGTGGAAACAATGGTAACGAATATATCTCTTACATTCTTCTCtcaaccttcttcttcttctttatacaTCGTTGGGTTTTGTGAATGTTTACAAATTTTCTTTGTCTGCAGTTCTTTACATCAGTACAGTGAAGGGACCCTTGGCGGACGGAGCTTAGACACTGCTTGATGCATCATCATTCTTCCAAAGAGACTACTTGATGCATGTATCGCAAAtgtttggttttttttcttaaatgatttTGTGATAAGCATGGTAATAGCAGCCGTCATTTATTTGCCAGGTTGATGATGGATGATCCAGGATTAAAAATTACCAAACAAATTACTCGatatcatttcaaaataaacTAGTAGCAAACTTTCAATTAGCTAAGATGAAACCCAGTATCATTACAAATTAAACTAATCTCCCGCACTATGTCGTTTCTCAAGTCATCTTTGTATAACTTTTAATTACTCAGTGAGCAATTGTGTACTTGTTTTGGCAGAAATTTATGAATCTTATCTAGAAGTTTTGCTTCTAGTTTTGATATGAACAATTGATGTGTATGTTGTTACTCATAGAATACACTTACAAAATGACCCAAAGCTTATGATATGaaacatgaaaaatattaaaaaaacaaaccagTGATATGTTCTGTTTTTACAAAGGGTGAAATCTCACTCTCATCTCTGGGGTTTTTTACTTTCAGTGTTGATTGGTTCAATAGCTTTCTTCATTTCctgcagaaaaaaaagaaaaaattatcacataaatatttgttttggcTTAATAAGACTATTCATTCAGATTAAAGAAGATGAAAAATGCATTACCAAGGAAACTTAAATGTGTCTTTCCACCAACCCTGCTTAGAACAGTTTAAAACTATTATGTCGAGTCGGCAGATAATCTCAGAGAATGTTGGCCTCACACTTATATCTGGATGCCAACATTCCTCAATCAACCTACAGATTATTGCATAGATTTTTAAGTTGTTAATGTCTACAAACATCATAAAATGCAGTAACAAACAGATGATAATGCCTTACTCTTTCAATTCTGGAGGGTAACTCTTCGATTTCGTCTTGATTGTTGGTCTCCTTCCTTCCATACATATCAACTCCGCAATCTCTTCAGGCGGTTTAGGATGAAAAATAGATACTCCCTCAGTCATCTTCACATataaaaagccaaaaaaaatgCAAGAGTTTGAGCCTCAGATATTTAACTATCAACAAGGTGAAAGATGTATGTTACTACCTCATACAAAATGACACCAAATGAATGCACATCGACCCTTTTATCAAAGAtattgtttttgtaaatttcgGGTGCAACATAGTAATCTGCAGTTCTTAAGGTAATGAGCACAGGTACTGCCAAGAACAATGCATTGTCGTCGTATAAAGAACATGATTTTTCTTACTTGATTTATCGATATGAGCTTCGTGCTTCACTACTTTGAAATTATCTTCTGAAATTTTGGACAACTTTACCAAACCAAATCCACAGATCTTCAGTTGTCCTCCTCTATCCAGCAAAATATTTCTGACACCTTACAAAGaagtttcaaaatattatccaaacCGTGTGTTTTGTCGATGTTATATAATTTCTCTCGGATTTGTCTTACTTTGGCCTTAAATCGCAGTGGATGAACGGGTCTGGTTTACATTCATGAAGATAGTTCATGCCTCTGGCAATATCAAGAGCAAATCTCAGAGCCTTTGAAGGAGAAAGACGACCTTTCTTCTGAAGATAACCACTTAGATCACCCTGAAAATTATAACAAGATTACTACAATTTCTGATTCGATTTGCAGGCAGGAAATGAAATGGAAAGAAACAGCTATGCTTACTTACTTTGGGATTATGCTCAACTACAATCATCATTGGTAGATTTTGAGTGACAGCTCCAACAAATTGAACAATATTTGGATGCCGAGCTTTAGCTAGCAAAGTTAATTCATGGTTGAAGGCATTTCTGCTCGTACAAGAAAGAGAAAACATAGAGTGTTAGATAACTTTATGTTAAACAACTTAAAACACATACTCACAGAGAaactcaagaagaagaagaatgcatACACTCGTTCAGGATCTGAATAACTATCTTTATCGAATATTTTTACTGAGACTCGCGTCTCATTCCATTTAGCAACTTGATACGTTCCCTAAGTAAACAAAAAACATCAGATTAAGAGACTATGTTCTTGTGAGATTAAGAGGAAGGGACAACCTTTGAGATGCCATCAACTTTTCGGACTTGAAGCTCGAGTGGATTAAGCTCATACTCAGGGACTTCTTTTGGATTTCCCACCGTCATTGGAGTCTTTCTTGTTTTCTATAGTTTCAAAACCAACAAATGTTGAAAATGAAGTAACACACACCAGAGACTGAGAGACCAAATCATCTTAAGAACATAAAAAGAGaatctttttttagaaaaccATACCGGGGCTTTAGCTCCTCGAGCTTTCAACAGATTATACACTTCAGTATTCCCATAATATTTGGCATCAACAGCCGCCTGCACAATATTCAAAAAGTCAGACTCTACCAATAATATTTCAGTATATTTTATCTCTTTGTAAAATTCATTTTGGATTCGAACTCAATTTGGTTTCTAATTACATCGTCATGTAATCTCTAATTCTATTAGATATGATAATCAACTAGTTACAAATGTGATATATGGAATAAGTTTaagttttgaatatatatttttgtaacacaGTTTTGAATACTTATTAAAAACACTAATTCAAATCTTCtgatcatattttttttgagttttcaaGTTTTTCGATTACCATTACGAATTCAGGTAATAATACTTTTAGATTCATGGACATTTTACACTACCCTATAAAACTCATTCCTTATTTTACAGTTTGTTTGGCTACGGATTCATGTTTTTTAACTAGGGTTCGGATTTGGGGTTTTTGGCCTAAGCCTACTTAAAAGATGATCAATTCGGTTAAACCAAAGCCAAACCGGAGAAACAATCCGAACTCAAACCAAAGCGGAATATCACGATCAATTCGGTTGTACGAACCGGAAATCAAATTGAACTCAATTTTGCTAAACCAGaagggaaagaagaagaagaacagacCGTACTACCCCAACGGTCACGAGCATCGATGTTAGCTCTCCGGCTAAGAAGAACCTTAACGACGTCGTAATGACCTTCACACGAAGCGATATGAAGCGCCGTACGTCCATCTAGATCAATACTATTCACATCGATTCCTTCATCGAGCAGCTCCTCAACGCCGTCAACGTCGCCTTTACTCGCCATGAAGAGAAGCTGCATCGTGGAATCGAGATTCTCCGGGACAGACATCTTCGGCTCGCATCCTAGCGATTCGGGGCTCCGTCTGATCGGATCTAGCGAAGACTGACGGCCGAAGCTGAACCTCATGTTGTTACGGCGTGGATCGAGAGATGATTGGCGTGTGAATTGCCGGCTTAGCGTTCTTCGCATTGATCCTGTGGAGAATTGTCTCGAGATTCCACGCTTCAATTGCGCCGCTACGTTCTCCATGGTTTTTGATATTGGATCTTCTTCTCTCAGATCAGAGATCAATCAAATCCACATTGCATGTTTTAGGAGAATTCGTCAACTGTGTTGAAGAAGACGATGACGAAACGATcgtgaagttttttttttttttgtttttctaatttttcttaaaatcttttttttttaatcgatTTTAGTTCATGGATTAAAAGGTTTCTTCGTTGGCACTAATTGTCATTAGGAGCAGTAAAACACGGATAATCACTTAATAATTcccttattttaaaaataataaaagaagctcatttatttaaatACGGAAATACAAGCTGTAGATGATGATGGTGCGCTTCGAACCTAGTGAAAAAATTGTCTATGACATTACCAGCACCAATACAATTTATCCATTTCTAGAAACTCAGCTGatgatcggattcttcagaagACGACGCGAAACTGCGGCGCGTCTTTTCCGTCGGCAGGAAGAATCTCCCAGCGACAAGGCTCGAGATCGTCGGAAACGGGGCAGTATCCAGCGAGAGTGACTCTGTCTCCGGTGGCTGCCACAGAGCCGAACTCGAAAACCGTCGCGCGATCGGGACGAGGGACTTCTATGGCTCCGTTCATCCCCGGAGCCGGAGTTTCCGATTTCTCCGTCTTCGACTTCTCCGGCTGCGAAGGCTTAGGGCTTCCGGTGAACCACGACAGTATCCCCATGGCTACTCGAATCGGTGGAGAGTTCGAGATTGAGGAATTGAGTTAGGGTTTATCCTTTTCCCCTTTTGATTTGCTGAAAACTTAGGCCTAGTTTATTAGATTGGGTCTTATAAAGTGGGCTAGGCTTCACTTGGGTTTCAAATAGCCCATGGATATAAAGAGAAGGTTTTACATTTAATCCATATGATTTTAGACAACACTCGAACTTAACTCGAAGTTTACATTATtgtattcttaaaaaaaaaaaattaaatttcataaatgaGCATTGTTATATAGGCAtgggacggatcgggtatccgagcgattttaaggtatccggatctgAATCCTTATCCGCCggatctataattttattatccttattcgGATCTGGGGTTCtaggatatccgggtgtcggatatcctcttaaaaattgtaatatccggcagatatccggatccggatttggatccttaaaataaataaaaaataatattaatatatatatatataaaatattaacaataatttaaaaaatatatatataatgtctttaattatttctatgtataatattacaaaatttacataaaatttatatatattattataaaaatgaaaatatattaaa
This Brassica napus cultivar Da-Ae chromosome C6, Da-Ae, whole genome shotgun sequence DNA region includes the following protein-coding sequences:
- the LOC106406610 gene encoding sm-like protein LSM36B, translating into MSGSGDKVVGTTKTPADFLKSIRGRPVVVKLNSGVDYRGILACLDGYMNIAMEQTEEYVNGQLKNKYGDAFIRGNNVLYISTVKGPLADGA
- the LOC106406608 gene encoding integrin-linked protein kinase 1 isoform X1, which codes for MENVAAQLKRGISRQFSTGSMRRTLSRQFTRQSSLDPRRNNMRFSFGRQSSLDPIRRSPESLGCEPKMSVPENLDSTMQLLFMASKGDVDGVEELLDEGIDVNSIDLDGRTALHIASCEGHYDVVKVLLSRRANIDARDRWGSTAAVDAKYYGNTEVYNLLKARGAKAPKTRKTPMTVGNPKEVPEYELNPLELQVRKVDGISKGTYQVAKWNETRVSVKIFDKDSYSDPERVNAFNHELTLLAKARHPNIVQFVGAVTQNLPMMIVVEHNPKGDLSGYLQKKGRLSPSKALRFALDIARGMNYLHECKPDPFIHCDLRPKNILLDRGGQLKICGFGLVKLSKISEDNFKVVKHEAHIDKSNYYVAPEIYKNNIFDKRVDVHSFGVILYEMTEGVSIFHPKPPEEIAELICMEGRRPTIKTKSKSYPPELKELIEECWHPDISVRPTFSEIICRLDIIVLNCSKQGWWKDTFKFPWK
- the LOC106406608 gene encoding integrin-linked protein kinase 1 isoform X2 is translated as MENVAAQLKRGISRQFSTGSMRRTLSRQFTRQSSLDPRRNNMRFSFGRQSSLDPIRRSPESLGCEPKMSVPENLDSTMQLLFMASKGDVDGVEELLDEGIDVNSIDLDGRTALHIASCEGHYDVVKVLLSRRANIDARDRWGSTAAVDAKYYGNTEVYNLLKARGAKAPKTRKTPMTVGNPKEVPEYELNPLELQVRKVDGISKGTYQVAKWNETRVSVKIFDKDSYSDPERVNAFNHELTLLAKARHPNIVQFVGAVTQNLPMMIVVEHNPKGDLSGYLQKKGRLSPSKALRFALDIARGMNYLHECKPDPFIHCDLRPKNILLDRGGQLKICGFGLVKLSKISEDNFKVVKHEAHIDKSNYYVAPEIYKNNIFDKRVDVHSFGVILYEMTEGVSIFHPKPPEEIAELICMEGRRPTIKTKSKSYPPELKELIEECWHPDISVRPTFSEIICRLDIIVLNCSKQGWWKDTFKFPW
- the LOC106406609 gene encoding uncharacterized protein LOC106406609 — protein: MGILSWFTGSPKPSQPEKSKTEKSETPAPGMNGAIEVPRPDRATVFEFGSVAATGDRVTLAGYCPVSDDLEPCRWEILPADGKDAPQFRVVF